The following are encoded together in the Mesoterricola sediminis genome:
- a CDS encoding cytochrome c biogenesis protein: protein MNLNRLAKWLPAVLALAAAIFAMLPPRPVRGMEIEKFSRMPVLEGGRVKPLDSVARNALLVLRGKQSLRHEGRTVGADEWILDVMFRPAVADQQPVFVINDPDVLGLMGKAQSSDRYYSFATIAPHLQEIARQAQTAHQVEGIKRTRFQSAVVNLYDRLERYHRLRNSIQLMDTPGLYMELSNLQGPEAAARHQALTELALFRPLPPLAGQNPDAWLSVGEALDQAAAGSMHPGLTPLARAGAAYVLGDAASFNAATADLSHLVSNARPDALSKAGSELLFNRVEPFYLGMIVYLLALGGIFFSWLGRREFFQEGAFSFLWGAAIIHTLGLASRVILQGRPPVTNLYSSAVFVGWGAVVLGIILERMYRKGFATAVSAAAGFASLIIAHHLAMEGDTMEMMRAVLDSNFWLATHVVTITIGYSATFLAGAIAIAYTLRKLFSREQDPATTRVLVDMTYGIICFALFFSFIGTVLGGIWADQSWGRFWGWDPKENGALLIVLWNAVILHSRWAGYAREKGIMAMAIFGNIITSLSWFGVNMLGVGLHSYGFTDAAFFWLFTFIGSQLVLIGLCMLPETFSLRGSKA, encoded by the coding sequence ATGAACCTGAACCGCCTCGCCAAATGGCTCCCGGCCGTCCTCGCCCTGGCGGCCGCGATCTTCGCCATGCTTCCCCCCCGGCCCGTGCGCGGCATGGAGATCGAGAAGTTCTCCCGCATGCCCGTGCTGGAAGGCGGCCGCGTGAAGCCCCTCGACTCCGTGGCCCGCAACGCCCTCCTCGTCCTCCGCGGCAAGCAGAGCCTCCGCCACGAGGGCCGCACCGTGGGCGCCGACGAGTGGATCCTGGACGTCATGTTCCGGCCCGCCGTCGCCGACCAGCAGCCCGTCTTCGTCATCAACGACCCCGACGTCCTCGGCCTCATGGGCAAGGCCCAGAGCTCCGACCGCTACTACAGCTTCGCCACGATCGCGCCCCACCTGCAGGAGATCGCCCGCCAGGCCCAGACCGCCCACCAGGTGGAGGGCATCAAGCGCACCCGCTTCCAGAGCGCGGTGGTGAACCTGTACGACCGCCTCGAGCGCTACCACCGCCTCCGCAATTCCATCCAGCTCATGGACACGCCGGGCCTCTACATGGAGCTCAGCAACCTCCAGGGCCCCGAGGCGGCCGCCCGCCACCAGGCCCTCACCGAACTGGCCCTCTTCCGGCCCCTGCCCCCCCTGGCCGGCCAGAACCCCGACGCGTGGCTGAGCGTGGGCGAGGCCCTGGACCAGGCCGCCGCCGGCAGCATGCACCCCGGCCTGACGCCCCTCGCCCGGGCCGGCGCCGCCTACGTGCTCGGCGACGCCGCCAGCTTCAACGCCGCCACCGCCGACCTGTCCCACCTGGTGAGCAACGCCCGCCCCGACGCCCTCAGCAAGGCCGGCAGCGAGCTCCTCTTCAACCGGGTCGAACCCTTCTACCTGGGCATGATCGTCTACCTCCTGGCCCTGGGCGGGATCTTCTTCTCCTGGCTCGGCCGGCGTGAATTCTTCCAGGAAGGGGCCTTCTCCTTCCTGTGGGGCGCCGCCATCATCCACACCCTGGGCCTGGCCTCCCGCGTCATCCTGCAGGGTCGTCCGCCCGTCACCAACCTCTACTCCTCCGCCGTCTTCGTGGGCTGGGGCGCCGTGGTGCTGGGCATCATCCTCGAGCGGATGTACCGCAAGGGCTTCGCCACCGCCGTCTCGGCGGCCGCGGGCTTCGCCTCCCTGATCATCGCCCACCACCTGGCGATGGAGGGGGACACCATGGAGATGATGCGCGCCGTCCTCGACTCCAACTTCTGGCTCGCGACCCACGTGGTGACCATCACCATCGGCTACAGCGCCACCTTCCTGGCCGGCGCCATCGCCATCGCCTACACCCTCCGCAAGCTCTTCAGCCGCGAACAGGACCCCGCGACCACCCGCGTCCTCGTGGACATGACCTACGGGATCATCTGCTTCGCGCTCTTCTTCAGCTTCATCGGCACCGTCCTGGGCGGCATCTGGGCCGACCAGAGCTGGGGCCGCTTCTGGGGCTGGGATCCCAAGGAGAACGGCGCCCTGCTCATCGTGCTCTGGAACGCCGTCATCCTCCATTCGCGCTGGGCCGGCTACGCGCGGGAGAAGGGCATCATGGCCATGGCCATCTTCGGCAACATCATCACGAGCCTTTCCTGGTTCGGCGTGAACATGCTGGGCGTCGGCCTCCACAGCTACGGCTTCACGGACGCCGCCTTCTTCTGGCTGTTCACCTTCATCGGCAGCCAGCTGGTCCTCATCGGGCTCTGCATGCTCCCCGAGACCTTCAGCCTCCGGGGCAGCAAGGCCTGA
- a CDS encoding cytochrome c biogenesis protein ResB, which produces MIKDKLLRLWNGLASMQVTIVSMVLLMALVLLCTLAQTDLGTFGAVHVYMRSFVVKRWFTGIPFPVPVFPGGALVGLVLVLNLTAALIKRIDFNWHKAGIWVAHAGLILLVAGEFSTGAFQVETNMSIEEGQTVNWLESPREFELTVTDVTDPARPEAYGIPESLLKQGKDLPLPGTPLTVRVKAYYPNSTLTRLGPGDGAPLATQGVGTGIKVAEAPLAATETEVNLVSAVVEPLAGGRSYGTWLASNGIGAPQSFIADGRTYTLAVQNRRWYLPYSLTLKKFSHDLYPGTNIPKNFSSLVHVSNPSRNEERDVLIYMNQPLRYEGRAFYQASFGKGDKLSILQVVQNPGWLIPYISCTLITLGLLIHFGLTLRRSMKRRQEQKVNA; this is translated from the coding sequence TTGATTAAAGACAAGCTTCTTCGCCTCTGGAACGGCCTGGCTTCGATGCAGGTCACCATCGTGTCCATGGTCCTCCTCATGGCCCTGGTCCTCCTCTGCACCCTGGCCCAGACGGACCTCGGCACCTTCGGGGCCGTGCACGTCTACATGCGCTCCTTCGTGGTCAAGCGCTGGTTCACCGGCATCCCCTTCCCCGTCCCGGTCTTCCCGGGCGGCGCCCTCGTGGGCCTGGTCCTCGTCCTGAACCTGACCGCCGCGCTGATCAAGCGCATCGACTTCAACTGGCACAAGGCCGGCATCTGGGTCGCTCACGCCGGCCTCATCCTGCTGGTGGCCGGCGAGTTCTCCACGGGCGCCTTCCAGGTGGAGACGAACATGTCCATCGAGGAGGGGCAGACCGTCAACTGGCTGGAGAGCCCCCGCGAGTTCGAACTGACCGTCACCGACGTCACCGACCCCGCCAGGCCCGAGGCCTACGGCATCCCCGAATCCCTCCTGAAGCAGGGCAAGGACCTGCCCCTGCCCGGCACGCCCCTGACGGTCCGGGTCAAGGCCTACTACCCCAATTCCACCCTCACCCGCCTCGGCCCCGGCGACGGCGCGCCCCTGGCCACCCAGGGCGTCGGCACCGGCATCAAGGTGGCCGAGGCCCCCCTCGCCGCCACCGAGACCGAGGTGAACCTCGTCTCCGCCGTGGTGGAGCCCCTGGCCGGGGGCCGCAGCTACGGCACCTGGCTGGCCTCCAACGGCATCGGCGCGCCCCAGAGCTTCATCGCCGACGGCCGCACCTACACCCTGGCCGTCCAGAACCGCCGCTGGTACCTGCCCTACAGCCTCACCCTCAAGAAGTTCAGCCACGACCTCTACCCCGGCACGAACATCCCCAAGAACTTCTCGAGCCTCGTCCACGTCTCCAACCCCTCCCGCAACGAGGAGCGGGACGTGCTCATCTACATGAACCAGCCCCTCCGCTACGAGGGACGCGCCTTCTACCAGGCCTCCTTCGGGAAGGGCGACAAGCTCTCCATCCTGCAGGTCGTCCAGAACCCCGGCTGGCTCATTCCCTACATCAGCTGCACCCTCATCACCTTGGGCCTCCTCATCCACTTCGGACTCACCCTGCGCCGCTCCATGAAGCGCCGCCAGGAACAGAAGGTGAACGCATGA
- a CDS encoding RrF2 family transcriptional regulator, which translates to MLGISRQTDYAVRVVLHLACLEEGTQVSIAEISQSRSLPMPFVRRLIRPLVAKGILASARGSSGGLRLARKASEISLLEVVRAMEGEVALNHCVDGHKGCPLSAGCPVQSVWAGATLALERHLDGIHFGALAEGPHGHIVAHQKVHGEVLQA; encoded by the coding sequence ATGCTAGGGATCTCGCGACAGACCGATTACGCCGTGCGGGTGGTGCTGCATCTGGCCTGCCTGGAAGAGGGGACCCAGGTCTCCATCGCCGAGATCTCGCAGTCGCGCAGCCTGCCCATGCCCTTCGTTCGGCGCCTGATCCGGCCCCTGGTCGCCAAGGGCATCCTGGCCTCGGCCCGCGGCTCCTCGGGGGGTCTGCGCCTGGCCCGCAAGGCCTCCGAGATCTCCCTGCTGGAGGTGGTGCGGGCCATGGAGGGCGAGGTCGCCCTGAACCACTGCGTGGACGGCCACAAGGGCTGCCCCCTGTCGGCGGGCTGCCCCGTCCAGTCCGTGTGGGCCGGCGCCACCCTCGCCCTCGAGCGGCACCTGGACGGCATCCACTTCGGCGCCCTCGCCGAGGGGCCCCACGGCCACATCGTGGCCCACCAGAAGGTGCACGGGGAGGTCCTCCAGGCCTGA
- a CDS encoding QcrA and Rieske domain-containing protein — MAVNLKRSSGDGGTRTAISRRRALAWITGGGLVGSGILSAVSNFVFIKPRATYGAPQRFSIGKPEDFPPGTRISLDTRRICIVREGNRIAAISTTCTHLGCIVGLADTGFACPCHGSRFDPDGTVTGGPAPKPLPWYKIALAPNGEIEVDKDIEVASGSYLTL; from the coding sequence ATGGCGGTCAATCTCAAGAGAAGTAGCGGCGACGGCGGAACGCGCACCGCCATTTCGCGCCGCAGGGCGCTGGCCTGGATCACCGGCGGCGGGCTGGTGGGCTCGGGCATCCTGAGCGCCGTCTCCAACTTCGTCTTCATCAAGCCGAGGGCCACCTACGGCGCGCCGCAGCGGTTCTCCATCGGCAAGCCCGAGGACTTCCCCCCCGGCACCCGCATCTCCCTCGACACGCGCCGCATCTGCATCGTCCGCGAGGGCAACCGCATCGCGGCCATCTCCACGACCTGCACCCACCTCGGCTGCATCGTGGGCCTGGCCGACACGGGCTTCGCCTGCCCCTGCCACGGGTCCCGCTTCGATCCCGACGGCACCGTCACCGGCGGGCCCGCGCCCAAGCCCCTTCCCTGGTACAAGATCGCGCTGGCCCCCAACGGCGAGATCGAGGTGGACAAGGACATCGAAGTCGCATCCGGGAGCTACCTGACCCTATGA
- a CDS encoding cytochrome b N-terminal domain-containing protein yields the protein MSRANANPSIVTALKELPGNVWKSIFRNPIPGNDLERSSTSFTNFFLHIHPVKVHRNSLRPAYTLGLGLISFFLFMILVTTGILLMFYYVPSTAQAYDRMLDLRGTVAFGTILRNMHRWSAHGMVAFVFLHLCRVFLTGSYKKPREFNWVVGVILFLLTLFMSFTGYLLPWDQLAFWAITVGTAIAGYAPVVGKDIQFLLMGGSTVGQEALLRFYVLHVAVLPAVLTLMIAIHFWRIRKDGGLSRPADSDPTPPMEMMAAGTPDPKPVLLEPRRTYGLQGLVRGPLTKVGNIPDNTVYSWPHLFMAELFVFVLTLSAVLVLALLFNAPLEEPVNVMHPPNPAKAPWYFLGLQEMVSYSAFWGGIGVPGIFVMLLLATPYLDRGPKGVGKWFSRDRLLANTIFLSFVLANVIFVIIGTFFRGPNWAFVTPW from the coding sequence ATGAGCCGCGCCAACGCCAACCCCTCCATCGTGACGGCGCTCAAGGAGCTGCCCGGGAACGTGTGGAAGTCGATCTTCCGCAATCCGATCCCGGGCAACGACCTGGAGCGGTCCAGCACCAGCTTCACCAACTTCTTCCTCCACATCCATCCGGTGAAGGTCCACAGGAACTCCCTCCGCCCCGCCTACACGCTGGGCCTGGGGCTGATCTCGTTCTTCCTGTTCATGATCCTGGTGACCACGGGCATCCTGCTGATGTTCTACTACGTGCCCAGCACGGCCCAGGCCTACGACCGGATGCTGGACCTCCGGGGCACGGTGGCCTTCGGCACCATCCTGCGGAACATGCACCGCTGGAGCGCCCACGGCATGGTGGCCTTCGTCTTCCTCCACCTCTGCCGCGTGTTCCTCACGGGCTCGTACAAGAAGCCCCGCGAGTTCAACTGGGTGGTCGGCGTCATCCTGTTCCTGCTCACCCTCTTCATGAGCTTCACCGGCTACCTGCTCCCGTGGGACCAGCTGGCCTTCTGGGCCATCACGGTGGGCACCGCCATCGCGGGCTACGCCCCGGTGGTGGGCAAGGACATCCAGTTCCTGCTGATGGGCGGCTCCACCGTGGGGCAGGAGGCGCTGCTGCGCTTCTACGTGCTCCACGTGGCCGTGCTGCCCGCCGTGCTCACGCTCATGATCGCCATCCACTTCTGGCGCATTCGCAAGGACGGCGGCCTCTCCCGGCCCGCCGACTCGGATCCCACGCCGCCCATGGAGATGATGGCGGCCGGCACGCCGGACCCCAAGCCGGTCCTGCTGGAGCCCCGCCGCACCTACGGGCTGCAGGGCCTGGTGCGCGGTCCGCTCACGAAGGTGGGCAACATCCCCGACAACACGGTCTACAGCTGGCCGCACCTCTTCATGGCCGAGCTCTTCGTGTTCGTCCTGACCCTGTCGGCGGTCCTCGTGCTGGCGCTGCTCTTCAACGCGCCCCTCGAGGAACCGGTGAACGTCATGCATCCCCCCAACCCCGCCAAGGCGCCCTGGTACTTCCTGGGCCTCCAGGAGATGGTCAGCTACTCGGCCTTCTGGGGCGGCATCGGGGTGCCCGGCATCTTCGTCATGCTCCTGCTGGCGACCCCCTACCTGGACCGCGGTCCCAAGGGCGTCGGCAAGTGGTTCAGCCGGGATCGCCTGCTGGCCAACACCATCTTCCTGTCCTTCGTGCTGGCGAATGTGATCTTCGTGATCATCGGCACGTTCTTCCGGGGTCCCAACTGGGCCTTCGTGACGCCCTGGTGA
- a CDS encoding c-type cytochrome, producing MRFALAIGTFLILVIHGIVFYNQFSHRWERHQIAYFDQARGLAKTDAERQALDARKPRVEQTVVADFGETRVDRCITCHMAVDDPRFAAYAHPLKTHPYSTAMGDVQKNGKWERRHKFNEFGCTVCHDGQGRGLSPFYAHGEDEFWPDPLLGYTTQENWRKDFRPMLKGKEYMEANCAQCHPSPDFKGTPTIRRGMDLFYASNCFGCHRIEGLSDGTIGPDLSEVGRKFKVDYIYARIKDPKSILATSIMPKFNMLKDEDIKALVIFLKSRKGKNFSETEMDRYRIRATGGAELVQAHIKPVAIQPATMVKQGEQLVVDRACTACHKLGARDGQVAPDLSFEGLLKDATWIEGHFRNPKAYLPDSIMPAFRFTEDEFKAMTAYLAGLKVPPPLPTPEATFKALCVRCHGEKGDGLGPIAEHLDPAPRDLTKAAFMRSKPMARLVGSIREGVPGTSMPAWGKLLDEQKAKDLLGYIQTTFVKEPRTEPKPHDVPAVNPVPSSPESIARGQATFVNRCAGCHGKKGDGKGPNSLDILPKPRNLRNAAFLAGIQDRRLFESILYGVQGTAMPNWIDYGLTNNDVGDLVNFIRNLNPKPKGGQ from the coding sequence ATGAGATTCGCACTCGCCATCGGAACCTTCCTGATCCTGGTGATCCACGGGATCGTCTTCTACAACCAGTTCTCCCACAGGTGGGAGCGCCACCAGATCGCCTACTTCGACCAGGCCCGCGGCCTGGCCAAGACCGACGCGGAGCGCCAGGCCCTGGACGCGCGAAAGCCGCGGGTGGAGCAGACCGTCGTGGCCGACTTCGGGGAGACCCGGGTCGACCGCTGCATCACCTGCCACATGGCGGTGGACGATCCGCGCTTCGCCGCCTACGCCCACCCCCTGAAGACCCATCCGTACTCCACGGCCATGGGCGACGTCCAGAAGAACGGCAAGTGGGAGCGCCGCCACAAGTTCAACGAGTTCGGCTGCACCGTCTGCCATGACGGCCAGGGCCGGGGCCTCTCGCCCTTCTACGCCCACGGCGAGGACGAGTTCTGGCCCGATCCCCTCCTGGGCTACACCACCCAGGAGAACTGGCGCAAGGACTTCCGCCCCATGCTCAAGGGCAAGGAGTACATGGAGGCCAACTGCGCCCAGTGCCACCCCTCCCCCGACTTCAAGGGGACGCCCACGATCCGCCGCGGCATGGACCTCTTCTACGCCAGCAACTGCTTCGGCTGCCACCGCATCGAGGGCCTCTCCGACGGCACCATCGGCCCCGATCTCTCCGAGGTCGGCCGGAAGTTCAAGGTCGACTACATCTACGCCCGCATCAAGGATCCCAAGAGCATCCTGGCGACGTCGATCATGCCCAAGTTCAACATGCTCAAGGACGAGGACATCAAGGCCCTCGTGATCTTCCTCAAGAGCCGCAAGGGCAAGAACTTCTCCGAAACGGAAATGGACCGCTACCGCATCCGGGCCACCGGCGGCGCGGAGCTGGTCCAGGCGCACATCAAGCCGGTGGCCATCCAGCCGGCCACCATGGTGAAGCAGGGCGAGCAGCTGGTCGTCGACCGGGCCTGCACCGCCTGTCACAAGCTGGGCGCCCGGGACGGCCAAGTCGCGCCGGACCTCTCCTTCGAGGGGCTGCTCAAGGACGCCACCTGGATCGAGGGCCACTTCCGGAACCCGAAGGCCTACCTGCCGGATTCCATCATGCCGGCCTTCCGCTTCACCGAGGATGAGTTCAAGGCCATGACCGCCTACCTGGCGGGCCTCAAGGTCCCGCCGCCCCTGCCCACGCCGGAGGCCACCTTCAAGGCCCTCTGCGTGCGCTGCCACGGGGAGAAGGGCGACGGCCTCGGCCCCATCGCCGAGCACCTGGATCCCGCGCCCCGGGACCTCACCAAGGCCGCCTTCATGCGCTCCAAGCCCATGGCCCGCCTCGTGGGGTCCATCCGCGAGGGCGTGCCCGGGACCTCCATGCCCGCCTGGGGCAAGCTCCTGGACGAGCAGAAGGCCAAGGACCTGCTGGGCTACATCCAGACGACCTTCGTCAAGGAGCCCCGCACCGAGCCCAAGCCCCACGACGTGCCCGCGGTGAACCCGGTGCCGTCCAGCCCCGAATCCATCGCCCGGGGCCAGGCGACCTTCGTGAACCGCTGCGCCGGCTGCCATGGCAAGAAGGGCGACGGCAAGGGCCCCAACAGCCTCGACATCCTCCCCAAGCCGCGCAACCTCCGCAATGCCGCCTTCCTGGCGGGCATCCAGGACCGCCGGCTCTTCGAATCCATCCTCTACGGCGTCCAGGGGACCGCCATGCCCAACTGGATCGACTACGGCCTGACGAACAACGACGTGGGCGACCTGGTCAATTTCATCCGGAACCTCAATCCCAAACCTAAGGGGGGCCAGTAA